From one Lotus japonicus ecotype B-129 chromosome 3, LjGifu_v1.2 genomic stretch:
- the LOC130743798 gene encoding protein FAR1-RELATED SEQUENCE 5-like: protein MNDSSGDNWLNPFDDELYIIDEDDSLNSSPANGLKQGVNEGDNDGENFVDVDEMFETGNDSQKNSDVEVKVMKRITELSADDIRGMDFSSEEEACEFYSKYARIRGFSPRKDNVYKDDDGKIISRQVVCNRAGQRHQKHMHNSGRRKQPKPITRVGCLARIQFRCFSSSKRWKVVFFCDEHNHPLTPYNHVHLIPKFRQLSEGDKAQAEGMNLFGVRTRNIMEVMMGQKGGAESVGFTGKDLANHLDKQKRKRVKDGDAVAALSYLQGKLDSDPLFFFKYNKSEQGNLLNLLWCDGTSRMDYNVFGDVVAFDSTYKKNKYNKPLVIFCGYNHHKQTTIFAAALVHDEKTETFIWVLETLTEAMFNRHPKVAVTDGDLAMKEAIRVVWPNTTHRQCAWHIHQNALKNIRNLDFADEFKLFVYANLNPDKFGEKWDKLVEKYGIANNPRIDTMYETRASWASTFMQDKFFAGIRTTSLCEGINSFIKNYLHCKCSLLDFLFNFERAMKKYRHNELESDFKSSYGEPVMTTALSGIEYGAAKILTRKMFWEVKGQIEDALGLNVERSEVANIVMMKMRKISNRRKEYIVVYDKNQKKFVCECGYFEFYGIPCSHIIAGMRSEYIDEFPSNLVSKRWLKTAKSAHVYSISEPSIHSQNMKLLRKGAMSAACNYLAEIACEKDDDFSSVMEDIYKLLRDVQKSRKPGCTTKSAAFNVGDPTVVQGRGAPKKTRTVTKRRHCSNCRGIGHTIRTCPVLLYPDQVNNSETGESASEGIEDSTDDETNVGSVDRQNNGASVASKLKSQQRKQGNDSSSTQVSNKRSNQNTVSTKQNKRKSKQREVPVMIHSSQVSVNEVTQSSPNNAGRGDVDNNRVTLLPQHPQEIPLTQESMNQVQVYNMEPIVQQVHYPVVRASAGLPFLQPTYAVNMTNGVQVFPQFIQHQNVQVPYQGVQMQTLFQAGPSGLLPTFSSTLAAVDRRHNRNSSLGNN from the exons ATGAATGATTCTTCAGGAGATAATTGGCTTAATCCGTTTGATGACGAGCTTTATATCATCGATGAGGATGATAGTCTGAATTCTAGCCCTGCCAACGGTTTGAAGCAGGGTGTGAATGAAGGGGATAATGATGGGGAAAATTTTGTGGATGTCGATGAGATGTTTGAAACTGGAAATGACAGTCAAAAAAACTCTGATGTAGAAGTTAAAGTCATGAAAAGGATTACTGAATTGTCTGCAGACGACATTAGAGGGATGGATTTCTCTTCTGAGGAGGAAGCATGTGAATTCTATTCTAAATATGCTCGTATCCGTGGATTCTCTCCAAGAAAAGATAATGTATACAAGGATGATGATGGCAAGATTATCTCACGACAGGTGGTGTGCAATAGGGCTGGACAAAGGCATCAGAAGCATATGCATAATAGTGGCAGAAGAAAACAACCTAAGCCTATTACTAGAGTGGGTTGCCTTGCTAGAATTCAATTTCGTTGTTTTTCTAGCAGTAAAAGGTGGAAAGTGGTTTTTTTTTGCGATGAACACAATCACCCATTAACACCATATAACCATGTTCATTTGATTCCAAAATTCCGGCAATTGAGTGAAGGGgacaaagctcaagcagaaggtaTGAACCTATTTGGTGTGAGGACCCGCAATATTATGGAGGTGATGATGGGCCAAAAAGGTGGGGCTGAGTCCGTAGGCTTTACCGGCAAGGACTTAGCCAACCACCTAGACaagcaaaaaaggaaaagagTCAAAGATGGTGATGCAGTTGCGGCGCTGTCCTATTTACAAGGAAAACTTGACAGTGACCCACTATTTTTCTTCAAGTACAACAAATCGGAACAAGGTAATCTCCTTAACTTGCTATGGTGTGATGGAACCAGTAGAATGGATTATAACGTGTTTGGAGATGTGGTTGCCTTTGATAGCACATACAAGAAGAACAAGTATAACAAACCTCTTGTGATTTTTTGTGGATACAACCACCACAAGCAAACAACTATCTTTGCTGCTGCACTTGTTCATGATGAGAAAACTGAGACTTTCATATGGGTTTTGGAAACCTTGACTGAAGCAATGTTTAACAGGCATCCTAAGGTGGCGGTTACAGATGGAGATCTAGCAATGAAGGAAGCTATTAGAGTTGTGTGGCCGAATACCACGCATCGTCAATGTGCATGGCACATTCACCAGAATGCtttgaaaaatattagaaaTCTTGATTTTGCAGATGAATTCAAGTTATTTGTGTACGCTAACTTAAACCCTGACAAGTTTGGAGAGAAGTGGGATAAACTGGTTGAGAAATATGGTATAGCCAACAATCCACGGATTGATACGATGTATGAGACAAGAGCTTCTTGGGCAAGCACCTTCATGCAAGACAAATTTTTTGCCGGTATTAGGACGACATCCTTATGTGAAGGTATTAACTCATTCATAAAGAATTATCTGCATTGTAAGTGTTCTTTGTtggattttcttttcaattttgagCGGGCTATGAAGAAATACAGGCACAATGAGTTGGAATCTGATTTTAAGTCTTCTTATGGTGAGCCTGTTATGACAACTGCACTTAGTGGTATTGAGTATGGAGCTGCCAAAATATTAACAAGGAAAATGTTTTGGGAAGTCAAGGGTCAAATTGAAGATGCCCTGGGGCTAAATGTGGAGCGTTCTGAGGTGGCCAATATtgtgatgatgaaaatgagaaaaattagCAATCGCAGAAAAGAATATATTGTTGTTTATGATAAGAACCAGAAAAAGTTTGTATGTGAATGTGGTTATTTTGAGTTTTATGGCATCCCTTGTTCTCATATAATAGCTGGGATGAGAAGTGAGTATATTGATGAATTTCCAAGCAATCTAGTTTCTAAGAGGTGGTTGAAAACAGCCAAGTCTGCTCATGTGTATTCAATTTCAGAGCCTAGTATTCATTCACAGAATATGAAATTGTTGCGAAAAGGAGCTATGTCTGCCGCATGCAACTATCTCGCAGAAATAGCATGCGAAAAGGATGATGATTTTTCAAGTGTAATGGAAGACATTTATAAGCTGTTGAGGGATGTTCAGAAGAGTCGCAAACCGGGTTGTACAACAAAGAGTGCAGCCTTTAATGTGGGTGATCCAACTGTTGTACAGGGTAGAGGTGCCCCCAAGAAGACCAGAACTGTCACCAAGAGAAGGCATTGCTCAAATTGCAGGGGTATTGGACACACGATTCGTACGTGCCCGGTTTTGCTTTATCCTGATCAAGTCAATAACAGTGAAACAGGTGAATCTGCAAGTGAAGGAATTGAGGACAGCACAGACGACGAG ACAAACGTTGGCAGCGTAGATCGGCAAAATAATGGGGCTTCGGTGGCAAGTAAACTTAAATCGCAGCAACGGAAGCAGGGAAATGACTCCTCATCCACCCAAGTATCT AACAAGCGTTCAAATCAGAACACGGTGTCGACAAAACAAAATAAGCGTAAATCTAAGCAGCGAGAAGTCCCAGTCATGATTCATTCAAGCCAAGTATCTGTGAATGAAGTG ACTCAGAGTTCACCGAATAATGCAGGTCGCGGTGATGTGGATAACAACAGAGTTACTTTGTTGCCCCAGCATCCACAGGAAATACCTTTGACCCAAGAATCTATGAATCAG GTACAGGTTTATAACATGGAGCCTATTGTACAACAAGTCCACTATCCTGTTGTTCGTGCTTCAGCTGGACTTCCATTTTTGCAACCTACTTATGCCGTGAATATGACTAATGGAGTTCAGGTGTTTCCACAGTTTATACAGCACCAAAACGTCCAGGTTCCTTACCAAGGAGTTCAGATGCAAACGCTTTTTCAAGCTGGACCTTCTGGCTTACTCCCGACATTCTCATCGACGTTGGCGGCAGTCGATAGGAGACACAAtagaaattcaagtttaggaaaTAATTGA